The Deltaproteobacteria bacterium genome contains the following window.
CGTCGGAAGTGTCGGTGTTGGTCATGGACTGTACGCTCACCGGCGCCCCGGCGCCGACGGCCACGTCACCCACCATGACACGCCGCGTCCTGCGTCTGGCGGCAAGACCTTCGTTCATCGAACCTCCGATACAATAAGAGGGGATTGCTCCGCTGCGGGCCTTGCGGCCCTCCGCTCGCAAGACCTCTCCAGAGAACCGGGCTCTCCTCGACGTATTGACGACAGACCGTATCTCCACAATACTATAGCAGAAAAAGCGGGGCCGGCACAAACATTTCAGCTCCCCCCGGCCTGCGGGCGGAAAGCCGCGCAAAGACCTTGACAATCGGCGGCCATGGAAGATAATATTTCAAGAAGCTCTGATTTATTACTCTGGGGGAAACTTTCTGTAGAAAGTTTCCCCCAGACCCCCTTCAAAGACTTTCAATACGACTTGGTTTCCCCCTGTTTTGTTTGGCAAAACAGGGGGAAACCAAGTCGCATTAAAAGTTTTTGGAGGGAGTCTGAGGGAACCTTTTTACAAAAAGGTTCCCTCAGTGTAATTAATCAGAGTTTCCTTCATATTTACGGGAGAACGAAGGCACGGACGAAGGGTTGAGATGGAAACCACTCTGGTGGAGGAATCGCTCAGAGACAGCATCGAGGCGAAGGAGGAGTTTCTCGCGTCGGGGAACACGGTGCGCATCGTCGAGGCCGCGGACCTCATAGCCGAGGTCTTCAAGGGCGGGGGCAAGCTCCTCATAGCCGGCAACGGAGGCTCGGCCGCCGACGCCCAGCACCTAGCCGCCGAGTTCGTCAACCGCTTCGAGATCGAGAGACCTCCCCTCCCGGCCGTTGCGCTCACGACCGACACATCGATCATAACGAGCATAGGCAACGACTACTCCTTCGACGACGTCTTCGCAAAGCAGGTGAAGGCCCTTGGCCGCGCCGGAGACGTGCTCCTCGCCATATCCACCAGCGGCAGCTCGACCGACGTGGAGAAGGCGGTGCGCTGCGCGGCGGCGCTCGACATGAAGACCATAGCCCTCACCGGCGGGGACGGCGGCTCCATAGCGCCGCTGGCCGACATACCGATCAACGTGGCCTCCCGGTCCACCCCCCGCATCCAGGAGGTCCACATAACGGTCTGCCACATCCTCTGCCAGCTCGTCGACCACATCCTCTTCGGCAAGGTCCCGCGATGAGGTTCAAGCCCGTGAGCCTGCGGGGGCTGCGGACCCGTTCCCTCAAGGACCGCAAGAGCAAGGTCTCGGTCTCGGCCTTTGCAAGACCCTTTCAGATCGGCGCATCGTTCAGGGACTTCTGCGACACGCTTCCCGACGTGCTCGGCGCCGCCTCTCTCAGAGAAGTCGCATCGGCCGTGGCGTCGGCCGTGCGCAGGGGGCGCACCGTGGCAGTCGGCATGGGGGCCCACGTCATAAAGGTCGGCCTCTCGCCCGTCATAATCGACCTCATGGAGCGCGGCGTCATAAGCGCCGTGGCCATGAACGGCGCCTGCATAGTCCACGACTTCGAGACGGCCTGCGCCGGCATGACCTCGGAAGACGTGGACGAGGAGCTCAGGGACGGCTCCTTCGGCATGGCGAGGGAGACGGGCCGGATGCTCAACAGGGCGATAGGCAGGGACGGGGCCGGGCTCGGCCTGGGCCGCGCCGTGGGCGCGATGATAGCCCGCTCGCGCTTCCCCCACAGGGACCGGAGCATCCTTGCCGCCGCCGCAAGGCTCGACATACCGGCCACGGTCCACGTGGCCGTTGGAACCGACATCATCCACGTCCACCCCCAGATGGACGCCGCCGCAACGGGGCTGGCCACGCACCGCGACTTCCGGCTCTTCACCTCCGTCGTGGCATCGCTCGAAGAGGGAGTCTACCTCAACATCGGCTCGGCCGTGCTGCTGCCGGAGGTCTTCCTCAAGGCGCTCGCCCTGGCGCGCAACCTCGGCCACAGGGTGGAACGCATCACCACGGTCAACATGGACTTCATCCAGCACTACAGGCCGGTTACGAACGTGGTGCGCCGTCCCACCGCCTGCGGCGGCCGGGGCTTTACTCTCACCGGTCACCACGAGATAATGGTGCCGCTTCTCGCCGCGGCGATCAAAGAGGAGCTCGCCATGGAAAGCGACGGCCGGGACCTCGGGCAGGATGGGCCATGACAGCGGGAAAGAGGGAAAAAAAACCCTGGTCGGGACGCTTCACCGCCTCCACCGACAGGCTCGCCGAAGAGCTCAACGCCTCCATAGGCTTCGACAGGCGGCTCCTCCGCCACGACATAACGGGCTCCAAGGCCCATGCCAGGACACTGGAGAAGGCGGGCATACTGACCCCCGATGAGACAAAACGCATCCTCCGGGGGCTCGACGAGGTGGAGGAGGAGATCGCCTCGGGCCGCGTGGAGCTG
Protein-coding sequences here:
- the gmhA gene encoding D-sedoheptulose 7-phosphate isomerase translates to METTLVEESLRDSIEAKEEFLASGNTVRIVEAADLIAEVFKGGGKLLIAGNGGSAADAQHLAAEFVNRFEIERPPLPAVALTTDTSIITSIGNDYSFDDVFAKQVKALGRAGDVLLAISTSGSSTDVEKAVRCAAALDMKTIALTGGDGGSIAPLADIPINVASRSTPRIQEVHITVCHILCQLVDHILFGKVPR